A window of the Drosophila simulans strain w501 chromosome 2L, Prin_Dsim_3.1, whole genome shotgun sequence genome harbors these coding sequences:
- the LOC6731735 gene encoding uncharacterized protein LOC6731735, producing the protein MPGVVFLIVVPTANFERELIYGTSNNALLETSAVGIGSHPGHLTGGHGGHPAVAAAANGGGNNNLNINLPENNNAILRLEVELRDKNVPKYRRGGGGGRGGGPGIGQVGGGIGKRTAGGAGGAGGAGGTGTGVQILPADTSTVGAPMDKRNLVVPLEKVLEELLVKLEIEHVTWTTSKKGYFHHVVFPLQAGSPCETTLHCLTELGIGTKLNSSVSVLPCSVSYDAITDAANMRDDYSEEAEDASKWNNFVESIKSKLTVKQVVDGVRAGGSLSFDYLLLIVTADSLAALGLVENNAPNIVAAMLVSPLMGPVMSITFGAIISDKELMRVGFLCLGLGMFISLLFGFIFGLILGTTEMPWGQNSDWPTEEMRGRGNVRALWMGVLWALTSGTGVAVALLQGSAGPLIGVAISASLLPPVVNCGLFWSLACIWLIYPEKRIPHLKNEAMNSTSAYPFLYTNYLPTEFLINGIVSACLTIVNVICIFITAIIVLKIKEVSAPYTASPDLKRFWETDLRTVRKTNRSTMRHPRSRSSMAGGPGGHGGMGTVRGMDKFSGGALYHGLDERDAQMDNALERALAQAENDATFRKVKRMSYSSNAAGELTERLAKIAGLNRLKTEGDPGQTGSGSLSGSRMNSIPNSQLNVDLKALDKLVSTLLDQHTSGAKGATSFKPETGTRTPPLQRMASKKLNRWRPLSRSAHSYKRHESSDLIGGSFTQLMERVDPPATSAQHPPNMPTIMESSAGSPVSPTPNNAQQQAGHPPMWNASLDATPGAVRNVLHGAASGARNEAEDQLNLTQNYVD; encoded by the exons ATGCCGGGCGTGGTCTTCCTAATCGTTGTGCCTACGGCGAATTTTGAACGTGAGCTGATTTACG GCACTTCAAATAATGCCCTGCTGGAGACGTCTGCCGTTGGCATTGGCAGCCATCCGGGACACCTCACTGGTGGCCATGGTGGCCATCCTGCGGTCGCTGCAGCCGCCAATGGTGGTGGTAACAATAATCTGAACATCAATCTTCCGGAGAATAACAACGCAATACTACGACTCGAAGTTGAATTACGTGACAAGAATGTGCCCAAGTATCGTCGTggcggaggcggtgggcgtggcggtgGCCCAGGCATCGGACAAGTGGGCGGCGGCATAGGCAAGCGAACCGCAGGAggcgcaggaggagcaggtggtgCAGGAGGAACGGGCACCGGAGTCCAGATTTTGCCAGCTGACACCTCCACGGTGGGTGCTCCCATGGACAAACGTAATTTAGTGGTGCCGCTCGAAAAG GTGCTGGAGGAACTGCTTGTCAAGCTGGAAATTGAGCACGTTACTTGGACGACCAGCAAGAAGGGATATTTCCATCACGTCGTTTTTCCGCTGCAGGCGGGATCCCCCTGCGAGACGACGCTGCACTGCCTCACGGAACTGGGCATTGGCACTAAATTGAATTCCAGTGTCAG TGTGCTGCCGTGCAGCGTTAGTTATGATGCCATCACAGATGCGGCCAACATGCGAGATGACTACAG CGAGGAAGCGGAGGATGCCTCGAAATGGAACAATTTTGTGGAATCAATTAAGTCGAAATTAACAGTCAAACAGGTGGTGGATGGAGTTCGAGCCGGAGGATCCTTGTCCTTTGACTACTTGCTGCTAATCGTTACAGCCGA CTCTTTGGCCGCCCTGGGCCTCGTGGAGAATAATGCCCCCAATATAGTGGCTGCCATGTTAGTTTCGCCGCTTATGGGTCCCGTAATGTCGATAACATTCGGCGCAATTATCTCCGACAAAGAACTAATG AGAGTTGGCTTCCTTTGCCTGGGATTGGGCATGTTTATCTCGCTGCTATTTGGCTTCATCTTCGGCCTAATCCTGGGCACCACCGAGATGCCTTGGGGCCAGAACTCCGACTGGCCCACGGAGGAGATGCGCGGCAG GGGCAATGTGCGCGCCCTTTGGATGGGCGTTTTGTGGGCGTTAACATCTGGCACGGGCGTGGCCGTGGCCTTGCTCCAAGGTTCCGCCGGTCCGCTGATCGGGGTCGCCATATCCGCCTCCCTGCTGCCGCCCGTCGTCAATTGC GGTCTCTTCTGGTCACTGGCCTGCATTTGGCTCATCTATCCGGAGAAGCGGATTCCGCACTTGAAGAACGAGGCGATGAACTCGACTAGCGCATACCCCTTCCTCTACACCAACTATCTGCCCACCGAGTTCCTGATCAACGGCATCGTGTCCGCCTGCCTGACCATCGTGAAtgtcatttgcatatttatcaCGGCCATAATCGTATTGAAAATTAAAGAGGTCTCGGCGCCATATACCGCCAGTCCGGACTTAAAGCG ATTTTGGGAAACAGATCTTCGCACCGTTCGCAAAACGAATCGCTCAACAATGCGGCATCCTCGGAGCCGCAGCTCGATGGCCGGAGGTCCTGGAGGACATGGAGGGATGGGAACCGTCAGGGGCATGGACAAGTTCAGCGG TGGCGCCCTCTATCACGGCCTGGACGAGCGGGATGCCCAGATGGACAATGCGCTGGAAAGGGCTCTGGCCCAGGCGGAGAACGATGCCACGTTCAGGAAGGTCAAGCGGATGAGCTACTCCAGCAATGCGGCTGGCGAG TTAACCGAGCGACTGGCGAAGATAGCCGGCCTAAACCGCTTGAAGACAGAAGGTGATCCAGGACAAACGGGATCGGGCAGTCTGTCTGGCAGTCGAATGAACTCCATACCGAACTCCCAGCTAAATGTGGATCTGAAGGCACTGGACAAGCTGGTCAGCACTCTTCTGGATCAGCACACTTCGGGTGCCAAGGGAGCCACTTCCTTTAAGCCAGAAACGGGCACACGCACTCCGCCGTTGCAGCGAATGGCCTCCAAGAAGCTGAACCGTTGGCGCCCACTCTCCCGATCCGCCCACAGCTACAAGCGCCACGAGAGCAGTGATCTCATCGGCGGTAGCTTCACCCAGCTCATGGAGCGTGTTGATCCGCCGGCGACTTCGGCACAGCATCCACCCAACATGCCCACGATCATGGAGAGCAGTGCCGGCAGTCCAGTTAGCCCCACTCCGAACAAtgcccagcagcaggcggGTCATCCGCCCATGTGGAATGCATCCTTGGACGCCACGCCAGGTGCGGTGAGAAATGTCCTGCACGGAGCAGCTAGCGGAGCCAGAAATGAGGCCGAGGATCAGCTCAATTTGACGCAAAACTATGTGGACTGA
- the LOC27206511 gene encoding uncharacterized protein LOC27206511: protein MAIISQRHKPIHPLMNKTCQIFSINQMLGPILGTMSNQILIDCENWLEAESTLVHTCELESIGGVVAIKALDLAGKDYHSPSAATISNMRKSLLIVGSLLVTIFLAHLPVGLAVSCADDPTDTACVDCTDAANAAEADCVTTTAAPEATTAAAEATTAASADGETTTAAASGTDTTTASSGGKKRVKRTFKRKVRRPRKIRRRRSNRRRNNRRSQNSG, encoded by the coding sequence ATGGCTATTATATCACAACGGCATAAGCCCATCCACCCATTGATGAATAAAACttgtcaaatattttccattaacCAAATGTTAGGCCCAATCTTAGGCACAATGAGTAATCAAATACTGATAGACTGCGAAAACTGGCTGGAAGCGGAAAGCACACTTGTGCACACTTGCGAATTGGAATCAATCGGTGGCGTGGTTGCTATAAAAGCATTGGATCTGGCAGGGAAAGATTATCATTCGCCATCTGCAGCAACCATCAGCAACATGAGGAAATCACTACTGATCGTTGGCTCCCTCCTGGTGACCATCTTCCTGGCCCATCTGCCAGTCGGTCTAGCCGTCTCCTGTGCCGATGATCCCACCGATACGGCCTGCGTCGATTGCACGGATGCCGCGAATGCAGCTGAAGCCGATTGTGTCACAACCACGGCGGCTCCGGAGGCCACCACAGCTGCCGCAGAGGCAACCACAGCGGCCAGTGCCGATGGAGAAACCACCACCGCAGCCGCTTCAGGCACCGACACGACCACCGCCTCATCCGGTGGCAAGAAGCGCGTGAAGAGGACCTTCAAGCGGAAGGTGCGCCGCCCCAGAAAgatcaggaggaggaggagcaaccGACGCAGGAACAACAGGAGGAGCCAGAACTCGGGCTAA